A single window of Metallosphaera hakonensis JCM 8857 = DSM 7519 DNA harbors:
- a CDS encoding thermopsin, with the protein MYRIILLTIMIIISTISVSQSINSHLHELPSHVRSDPSISFNLPSGFYNYFPCNVYSGQNITGITDSNSPVTLMIMSQAQFNNYQSTGVTQALFTGYGVVVDFNVGPLSSGVYYVVVVNNYTGSANVFLSYKTIPIVPYTVHSSPPAPIGIVDYGVLNTSSGLLGYTEKFNDVMGNFTIYQLSAYNSTPPQGISPYGASLQLNVVLQVNTVHGSYQYWLQDVPTFLTNSDTMALEDNVWNFTSFPSLLSNQSVKGSGYVYSFSSGLNTEYFYAYGTQWFRYHLPLSGKVVIRETSESNGVLVQFGYYNGTINWYDNVTISQPGVTGAYLLVDGFNMTGSGNYYDAELVFGGEGNGEVTYFNSMNSTLGLYYLANGTTISPQELYGFGADTAEGADNVRTTLLNGVPDVVLGQENFYEPLVLPLLGKFAFHVIRAEEGLPVLVNVSVNVTGGVGPYTFLIYLDHVPIKTFSGYSLAQELDLGELSPGIHNLTIVVVDRTGDKMSGYTSITVTSGPSVVISSQTVIDSGETLTVYIHELGGTPPYTVRLLVNGTSYQVQGDKFTLSLPPGVYRIYAEITDSSGLSSTSNVLTVRVNPPLNVSLKFPSTLDVGEVRNLSVVPHGGTPPYVVRVTVNGTLITGPLNFTVPDEYLLEVRVTDQVNVSSIAKMIVTVNPDPVLKIEYYPELDVGEKENITVLVDGGSPPFTVMIYPLNPDLQVHGKHNHNAD; encoded by the coding sequence GTGTACAGAATAATCCTGCTTACGATCATGATAATAATCTCCACTATCTCAGTTTCTCAGTCCATCAATTCACATTTACACGAATTACCCTCACACGTTCGTTCAGATCCTTCCATCTCCTTCAATTTACCTTCTGGATTTTACAATTATTTTCCATGTAATGTGTACAGTGGCCAGAACATTACGGGCATCACGGATTCCAACTCCCCAGTGACCTTAATGATAATGAGTCAGGCTCAGTTCAACAACTATCAAAGCACCGGCGTTACCCAGGCTCTGTTTACAGGTTACGGTGTAGTCGTGGATTTCAATGTTGGCCCGTTGTCGTCAGGGGTGTACTATGTTGTGGTAGTGAACAACTACACGGGCTCAGCTAACGTCTTCCTCAGTTACAAGACAATCCCCATTGTTCCCTACACTGTTCACTCCTCCCCACCAGCTCCCATTGGGATTGTAGATTACGGAGTTCTCAACACCTCAAGTGGACTCCTGGGTTACACCGAAAAATTTAACGATGTCATGGGAAACTTCACCATATACCAACTCTCAGCTTATAACTCCACCCCTCCCCAGGGAATATCACCCTACGGTGCTTCGCTCCAATTGAACGTAGTACTTCAGGTTAACACGGTACACGGTTCATATCAATACTGGCTCCAGGACGTTCCCACATTCCTCACCAATAGCGATACCATGGCCCTGGAGGACAACGTTTGGAACTTCACCTCATTTCCATCCCTTCTCTCCAATCAATCCGTGAAGGGATCAGGATACGTATACTCCTTTAGCTCAGGATTAAACACTGAGTATTTTTACGCATATGGAACCCAGTGGTTCAGATATCACCTACCGCTCTCTGGAAAAGTCGTCATAAGAGAGACCAGCGAGAGTAACGGGGTCCTTGTTCAATTCGGTTACTATAATGGGACCATCAACTGGTACGACAACGTCACAATCAGTCAACCTGGGGTCACTGGCGCTTATCTCCTTGTGGACGGATTCAACATGACGGGAAGCGGAAATTACTACGACGCTGAGCTGGTCTTCGGAGGAGAAGGCAATGGGGAAGTAACTTACTTCAATTCCATGAACTCGACCTTGGGTCTCTATTACTTAGCCAATGGGACTACAATCTCTCCCCAAGAACTGTACGGTTTCGGGGCAGACACTGCAGAGGGAGCCGACAACGTCAGGACAACACTGCTCAACGGCGTTCCGGACGTTGTACTAGGTCAAGAGAACTTTTACGAGCCTCTCGTGCTCCCCTTGTTGGGTAAGTTCGCCTTTCACGTAATTAGGGCAGAAGAGGGATTACCCGTATTGGTTAACGTATCGGTGAACGTAACCGGTGGAGTTGGTCCCTACACCTTCTTGATATACTTGGATCACGTTCCCATAAAAACGTTCTCGGGTTACAGTCTCGCCCAGGAGCTAGATCTAGGAGAACTCTCCCCTGGGATCCACAACCTCACGATAGTCGTGGTGGATAGGACAGGGGATAAGATGAGTGGATATACCTCCATCACAGTTACGTCAGGGCCCTCCGTGGTCATATCTTCCCAAACGGTAATTGATTCTGGGGAAACATTGACAGTCTATATCCACGAGTTAGGAGGTACTCCACCATATACCGTTAGACTTCTCGTGAATGGAACCTCATACCAGGTTCAGGGAGACAAGTTCACCCTCTCGCTCCCTCCTGGAGTTTATAGGATTTATGCCGAGATCACGGACTCCTCGGGATTGTCATCAACTTCAAACGTCCTCACCGTGAGGGTGAACCCACCCCTAAACGTTTCCTTGAAATTTCCGTCTACGCTGGACGTCGGAGAGGTAAGAAACCTAAGCGTTGTCCCTCACGGAGGAACACCACCCTACGTGGTTCGGGTCACAGTGAACGGGACGTTGATTACGGGACCATTGAACTTCACGGTCCCTGATGAGTACCTCTTGGAGGTGAGAGTGACGGATCAGGTTAACGTTTCATCCATTGCGAAGATGATAGTCACGGTAAATCCTGACCCTGTACTTAAGATAGAGTATTACCCTGAACTGGACGTGGGAGAGAAAGAGAACATTACTGTGTTAGTGGATGGGGGATCTCCTCCTTTCACGGTGATGATATATCCGCTGAATCCTGACCTCCAGGTTCATGGGAAGCATAACCATAACGCCGATTAA
- a CDS encoding alcohol dehydrogenase catalytic domain-containing protein — protein MKALVFEKNGLDNLKVSEIPTPELGPHDVLVRVKLAGVNPIDYFVVQFIQAKPMPHIPGAEVYGEVEKVGEHVKSFTKGDKVVVYNRVFDGSCDMCLSGREMLCRNGGIMSVVTQGGFAEYMAVPEKNLVKVDLPPELSASLPVSALTSYHALKEVEVKPLDYVVVFGASGNTGMFAVQLAKKMGARVIAVSSKGWVKEMADHLVTYDTAQEKIKEITKGRMADVVINSVGQSIWDLSLKTLGVGGRLVFFGGLTGSQANIDISSLYSLHQKLVGTTGGTRKELTELTELCADCKVKVWKTFSLEEGREALEAVSKGKDGRIFIRP, from the coding sequence ATGAAAGCCTTAGTTTTTGAAAAGAACGGATTAGATAACCTAAAGGTCTCAGAAATACCTACGCCGGAACTAGGTCCTCACGACGTTTTAGTTAGGGTGAAGTTAGCTGGCGTGAACCCAATAGACTACTTCGTGGTTCAGTTCATTCAGGCTAAACCCATGCCTCACATTCCAGGAGCTGAAGTATACGGGGAGGTGGAGAAGGTGGGAGAACACGTTAAGAGCTTCACCAAGGGAGACAAGGTGGTTGTATATAATAGGGTGTTCGACGGCTCCTGCGATATGTGCCTCTCTGGAAGAGAAATGTTATGTAGAAATGGAGGAATAATGAGCGTGGTTACGCAGGGCGGTTTCGCCGAGTACATGGCTGTTCCTGAGAAGAACCTGGTAAAAGTTGACCTGCCTCCGGAACTTTCTGCATCCCTTCCGGTATCAGCTTTAACCTCCTATCACGCCTTAAAGGAGGTCGAGGTTAAGCCCCTTGATTATGTGGTAGTGTTCGGAGCTTCCGGTAACACAGGCATGTTCGCAGTACAGTTGGCTAAGAAGATGGGAGCGAGGGTAATAGCGGTGTCGTCGAAGGGTTGGGTTAAGGAAATGGCTGATCACCTGGTTACCTACGATACAGCACAGGAAAAGATAAAGGAGATAACCAAGGGAAGGATGGCTGACGTTGTGATAAACTCAGTGGGTCAATCCATCTGGGATCTGAGCCTTAAAACTCTTGGAGTAGGAGGGAGGTTAGTGTTCTTCGGTGGACTCACAGGTTCCCAAGCTAACATAGATATCTCTTCACTCTACTCCCTTCATCAGAAGTTAGTGGGCACTACTGGTGGAACCAGGAAGGAACTCACGGAACTAACGGAACTCTGTGCAGACTGTAAAGTAAAGGTTTGGAAGACCTTTAGCCTGGAAGAGGGTAGGGAAGCCCTGGAGGCGGTATCCAAGGGAAAGGACGGTAGGATATTCATAAGACCTTAA
- a CDS encoding Hsp20/alpha crystallin family protein, which translates to MFGRKKDKKDKNEKDDYQDPLMDLDEVLNQFLKMQEEMLKGFMGNGEVRTYTRRVTVGPDGQPKVEEFVNGLPVSNQGQSEIKTEPEVVESGDKVIVTVEVPEARKEELKVTLKNKTKLVIENKGDKTEVSLPGPSEPISVKLNNGVLVCTFKKSYKETLETLKIE; encoded by the coding sequence ATGTTCGGTAGAAAGAAAGACAAGAAAGATAAGAACGAGAAGGACGACTACCAAGATCCTTTAATGGATTTAGACGAAGTTCTAAATCAGTTCTTGAAAATGCAGGAGGAAATGCTGAAGGGGTTCATGGGTAACGGCGAAGTGAGGACATACACAAGGAGAGTAACCGTGGGTCCAGATGGACAACCCAAGGTAGAGGAGTTCGTAAATGGCCTTCCCGTATCAAACCAAGGGCAGAGTGAGATTAAAACAGAGCCGGAGGTGGTGGAGAGCGGTGATAAGGTGATCGTTACTGTGGAGGTGCCTGAGGCTCGTAAAGAGGAGTTAAAGGTGACACTTAAGAATAAGACGAAACTAGTGATTGAAAATAAAGGGGATAAGACCGAGGTTAGCCTTCCTGGCCCGTCTGAGCCCATATCTGTGAAACTAAATAACGGCGTCTTAGTTTGCACCTTTAAGAAGAGCTATAAGGAGACTCTCGAAACCTTGAAGATAGAGTAG
- a CDS encoding IS5/IS1182 family transposase translates to MKPWIQYYNGTVPYEYLSSWHKTLVKMNYMLVTSEVLSRLDDFVLRALIVMVVWRCSYRNVRSFYMTDVVVRWFLGECKSKSEIHRRAKGFREVFKEAFKEHVKELEGKLSALTDYLPSSALYGKVWKLWAVDSFIIEVPFGKRNRETLKKKFELELRQGKLRDAADRLYQFMKCKIRRRFKGQFTKKRNRSYFGFKVFIAISPTMLIHEIQVELANFPDNEVDFFLSGYKVVDRGFVGKSSTWLIGFPSFRRHVEFFGTFLKNYWRPYAVDREMTELFVYVIALIYNSSMYTSVLSRVPETQLAH, encoded by the coding sequence ATGAAACCGTGGATACAATACTACAACGGTACGGTTCCCTACGAATACTTGTCATCGTGGCATAAAACTCTTGTGAAGATGAACTACATGTTGGTCACGTCGGAGGTGTTGTCGCGTCTAGATGACTTCGTGTTGAGGGCGTTGATAGTCATGGTCGTGTGGAGGTGTTCCTACAGGAACGTGCGGAGCTTCTACATGACTGACGTGGTGGTAAGGTGGTTCCTAGGGGAGTGCAAGTCCAAGTCGGAGATCCACAGGAGGGCCAAGGGATTTAGGGAAGTGTTCAAGGAGGCCTTCAAGGAACATGTAAAGGAGTTGGAGGGGAAGTTGAGCGCGCTAACTGACTACCTGCCCAGCAGCGCGTTATATGGGAAGGTCTGGAAACTTTGGGCTGTGGACTCCTTCATAATCGAGGTCCCCTTCGGGAAGAGGAACAGGGAGACCTTGAAGAAGAAGTTCGAGCTCGAACTGAGGCAGGGGAAGTTGAGGGACGCAGCTGACCGGCTCTACCAATTCATGAAGTGCAAGATAAGGAGGAGGTTTAAGGGACAGTTCACCAAGAAGAGGAATCGAAGTTACTTCGGCTTCAAGGTATTCATAGCCATATCGCCCACAATGTTGATCCACGAGATTCAGGTTGAATTGGCCAACTTCCCTGACAACGAGGTCGACTTCTTCCTAAGCGGTTACAAGGTAGTGGACAGAGGATTCGTGGGGAAGTCCTCGACCTGGTTGATCGGCTTCCCCAGTTTCAGGAGGCACGTGGAGTTCTTCGGGACCTTCTTGAAGAACTACTGGAGACCCTACGCGGTTGACAGGGAGATGACCGAACTCTTCGTCTACGTCATCGCGTTGATCTACAACTCCTCGATGTACACCTCGGTCCTGTCTCGGGTCCCCGAGACTCAGCTCGCCCATTGA
- a CDS encoding DUF3211 domain-containing protein gives MIKTITVKTSHDRESLYRILSDPQFVLPRLFPPIKNVQESGESFDADGRFLAMKFNMHGNALRGSEIVYVFYLSAGGGKGQGRLTMQLMEGEINLRFQYEGWMQRVSGTFFMDKWFSNFADQLDESVRMERIKRKI, from the coding sequence ATGATAAAAACCATCACCGTTAAAACCTCACATGACAGGGAGTCCCTCTACAGGATCCTCTCGGATCCCCAATTCGTTCTTCCTAGACTATTTCCCCCCATTAAGAACGTCCAGGAGAGCGGAGAGTCCTTCGATGCGGATGGAAGATTTTTGGCAATGAAATTCAACATGCATGGAAATGCTCTGAGGGGGAGCGAGATCGTCTACGTCTTCTATCTGTCCGCTGGTGGGGGAAAGGGTCAAGGTAGATTAACCATGCAACTAATGGAGGGCGAAATTAATCTAAGATTCCAATACGAGGGATGGATGCAGAGAGTGTCTGGTACCTTTTTCATGGACAAGTGGTTCTCCAATTTCGCCGATCAGCTAGATGAATCGGTGAGGATGGAAAGGATAAAGAGGAAAATTTGA